A genomic segment from Frateuria edaphi encodes:
- a CDS encoding fimbrial protein: MPETVETDMHHSPIATVRAQAHRAWISPSRPVWAGLCLLAFLSGLLVWPATVEAAQAQCYFRDGSGNNSNAIDAPPVQIVTFDSITIPLSNPPAPGGSAIGPPRAATASSGTIYIACQNGGTDGGLQPSYGTYNPANNTIYSPTPGVAFQILRSGNAIPLYPGDSLSGGLTTSFTNTTTFQLISTGVLPSNGSNIPAGTVLGEWQFDNICTKPRVKSNGDYNGCDTNAAVKTVIIFQSGGVTFTASTCNVSTGSKNVTVTLPSVAANAFGAVGATAGTTRFAINLTGCSTNLDVSATLSTSSPNAASGVIDATTGAGYASGVGVQILRPDGATPVTFDTAFPTGTTNGANSNYTINLYARYYQTAATITPGQVQAAATYTLTYQ, encoded by the coding sequence GTGCCTGAAACCGTCGAGACCGATATGCACCATTCACCCATTGCGACTGTACGAGCCCAGGCACATCGCGCCTGGATCAGCCCATCGCGCCCGGTTTGGGCGGGGTTGTGCCTATTGGCATTTCTGTCGGGCCTGCTTGTCTGGCCGGCGACTGTGGAAGCAGCGCAAGCGCAATGTTATTTCCGGGACGGCAGCGGCAACAACAGCAACGCGATAGATGCCCCGCCGGTGCAAATCGTCACCTTCGACAGCATCACGATTCCGCTCTCCAATCCACCCGCTCCCGGCGGTAGCGCCATCGGCCCCCCGAGGGCTGCCACAGCCAGCAGTGGCACCATCTACATAGCCTGCCAAAATGGTGGCACCGACGGCGGACTGCAGCCGTCTTACGGCACCTATAACCCTGCCAACAACACGATTTACAGCCCCACACCGGGGGTAGCATTTCAAATCTTGCGCTCGGGCAACGCGATACCGTTATATCCAGGCGATTCATTGAGCGGCGGGCTTACGACAAGCTTCACCAACACCACGACGTTCCAGTTGATTTCGACCGGCGTGCTGCCAAGCAATGGAAGCAACATTCCAGCCGGGACGGTCCTTGGCGAATGGCAGTTCGACAACATCTGTACTAAGCCCCGAGTCAAGTCGAACGGTGACTACAACGGCTGCGACACGAACGCAGCCGTTAAAACCGTCATCATCTTTCAATCAGGCGGCGTCACGTTCACTGCCTCCACCTGCAATGTGTCCACGGGCAGCAAAAACGTAACCGTTACCCTGCCGTCCGTGGCTGCAAATGCCTTTGGTGCTGTCGGCGCCACGGCGGGCACGACGCGCTTCGCGATCAACCTCACCGGCTGCTCAACCAACCTGGACGTAAGTGCGACGCTGAGTACCAGCAGTCCCAACGCCGCCAGTGGCGTCATCGACGCTACCACCGGCGCGGGCTACGCCAGTGGCGTAGGGGTCCAGATCCTTCGACCCGACGGCGCCACGCCGGTAACGTTCGACACCGCGTTTCCGACGGGAACCACGAACGGCGCCAACTCCAATTACACGATCAATCTCTATGCCCGGTATTACCAGACCGCGGCGACGATAACGCCTGGCCAGGTTCAAGCCGCGGCAACCTACACGTTGACGTACCAGTAG
- a CDS encoding helix-turn-helix transcriptional regulator: MSALARLGATQQRLLRQLLMAPEGCSVEELCERLRISHNAVRQHLSAMLARDYVERGQARATGGRPQARFRLTENGRGLFPRNYGLLSTALLGKLRERYGPAALEEMLQDLGRTLGSHEVPLPPEASHDEVAQRLASQLDALGYEAVVAKHGQEQHVEAFNCVFHALARSVPQVCKFDLAYMEAASGRRIHHMECIIRGGHVCRFRVGDVKR; the protein is encoded by the coding sequence ATGAGCGCGCTCGCACGGCTCGGTGCCACCCAGCAGCGCCTGCTGCGCCAGTTGTTGATGGCGCCGGAGGGCTGTTCGGTGGAAGAGCTCTGCGAGCGCCTGCGCATCAGCCACAACGCGGTGCGCCAGCACCTGAGCGCCATGCTCGCGCGCGACTACGTCGAACGCGGGCAGGCGCGGGCCACCGGCGGCCGGCCGCAGGCGCGCTTCCGCCTTACCGAAAACGGGCGCGGGCTGTTCCCGCGCAATTACGGCCTGCTCAGCACGGCGCTGCTGGGCAAGCTGCGCGAGCGCTACGGGCCGGCTGCGCTGGAGGAGATGCTGCAGGACCTCGGCCGTACGCTGGGCAGCCACGAGGTACCGCTACCTCCCGAAGCCAGCCACGATGAAGTCGCGCAGCGGCTGGCCAGCCAGCTCGATGCGCTCGGTTACGAGGCGGTGGTTGCGAAGCATGGCCAGGAGCAGCACGTGGAAGCCTTCAATTGCGTGTTCCATGCCCTGGCCCGCAGCGTGCCGCAGGTCTGCAAGTTCGACCTGGCCTACATGGAAGCGGCCAGCGGCCGGCGCATCCACCACATGGAATGCATCATCCGCGGCGGCCACGTCTGCCGTTTCCGCGTCGGCGACGTGAAGCGCTGA
- a CDS encoding fimbria/pilus outer membrane usher protein translates to MNRRHAMRHAGRPRRHGAYRRALLCSCVAIALGAPVDVTRAAALADAMAAAPVATGGFAAADASGIDASRADASFDRNLLSGAGSNTTDLSRFEHGNPVLPGNYNLDIYLNTVWVGRRDVRFEAASMQDSATPCVDRKLLDQLGLHPAKHSVELQDQLQDPAACVSVGELIPDATMSVDMADLRLDTSVPQAYLGQMPRGYVSPEYWDAGVPAALLNYNFNSYHSSSRGLSQTSSYLGLNAGFNIGPWHLRQDSAVNWQSATAGARAQKHWQTIDSYLRRDLPSLRAQLTIGDSYTDGGVFDSFGLRGVQLATDDRMLPDSLRGYAPVVRGVANSNAKVTVSQNGVQIYQATVAPGPFTISDLYPTGYGGNLDVTVTEADGRTRTFAVPYASLAQLLRPGTTRFGFAAGELRNRSLLDRPTVVQGTVQHGFNNLVTGYAGVEGAQAYAAVVLGAALNTRYGALAFDVTEAHARIPGGADEADSSRSGRSMRVSYSKILPETNTSLSVAAYRYSTSGYLDLTDAALARDYARRGLDAFGYVPPAAVTLIDGVPLQTALTPGQQAALSGTAIDPVNTARLQRQRNRFDLTLSQRLGDQGGSFYTNVSASDYWDRGGTDTQFQLGYNNSFGRLSYGISATRTRDPSGHYDNEYFASFSLPLGDSGHAPSLSLNLSRDQLGSMQEQAMLNGSAGVDNQFNYGATVSHGDSGNAGSLNGGYRSPYAVFNASAGSGSGYSQTSLGVSGAVVAHPGGVTFGQPMGDTVGIVYVPGATGARLNSATGTRIDRFGYALVPYLTPYNLNTIEIDPKGLPLDVQLDATSAQVAPHAGAVVLLKFKTQTGRPAIVRARLASGQALPFGAQVFGTSDIPVGVVGQAGQILVRGVDQAGTLTARWQDDHGATKSCSFSYHIEPRGNEARLDKYQEVSATCTPTPTSSNT, encoded by the coding sequence ATGAATCGGCGGCATGCCATGCGCCACGCGGGTCGCCCGCGTCGGCATGGCGCGTACCGTCGGGCGTTGCTGTGCTCGTGCGTTGCCATCGCATTGGGCGCACCAGTGGACGTCACGCGGGCGGCTGCGCTTGCCGACGCCATGGCTGCCGCGCCGGTCGCAACCGGGGGCTTTGCCGCGGCCGATGCCAGCGGGATCGATGCGAGCCGCGCGGACGCCAGCTTCGATCGCAACCTGCTATCAGGCGCCGGCAGCAACACGACCGACCTGTCGCGCTTCGAACACGGCAACCCGGTGTTGCCGGGCAACTACAACCTGGACATCTATCTCAATACGGTCTGGGTCGGACGCCGCGACGTGCGTTTCGAGGCCGCATCGATGCAGGACAGCGCGACCCCGTGCGTGGATCGCAAGCTGCTCGATCAGTTGGGCCTGCATCCGGCCAAACACTCCGTAGAGCTGCAGGACCAGCTGCAGGATCCGGCCGCCTGCGTAAGCGTCGGCGAGCTGATCCCCGACGCCACGATGAGCGTCGACATGGCCGACTTGCGGCTGGACACCAGCGTGCCGCAAGCCTACCTGGGGCAGATGCCGCGCGGTTACGTCAGCCCTGAATACTGGGATGCCGGCGTACCGGCGGCGCTGCTCAACTACAATTTCAACAGCTATCACAGCAGCAGCCGTGGCCTGAGTCAGACCAGCTCGTACCTGGGCCTGAATGCGGGTTTCAATATCGGGCCCTGGCATTTGCGGCAGGATTCCGCCGTCAACTGGCAGTCGGCCACCGCAGGCGCGCGGGCGCAAAAGCACTGGCAGACCATCGACAGCTACCTGCGCCGCGACCTGCCCTCGCTGCGCGCCCAGCTGACCATCGGTGACAGCTATACCGACGGCGGTGTCTTCGACAGTTTCGGCCTGCGCGGCGTGCAATTGGCAACCGACGACCGCATGTTGCCGGACTCGCTGCGCGGGTATGCCCCTGTGGTTCGCGGTGTGGCCAACAGCAACGCCAAGGTCACCGTAAGCCAGAACGGGGTGCAGATCTACCAGGCCACGGTGGCGCCCGGCCCGTTCACCATCAGCGACCTCTACCCGACCGGCTACGGCGGCAACCTCGATGTAACGGTGACCGAGGCGGACGGCCGCACGCGCACCTTCGCGGTGCCGTATGCGTCGCTGGCGCAACTGCTGCGGCCCGGAACCACCCGTTTCGGTTTCGCAGCGGGCGAGCTGCGCAATCGGTCGCTGCTGGACCGGCCCACCGTGGTGCAAGGCACCGTGCAGCACGGCTTCAACAACCTGGTCACCGGCTACGCCGGCGTCGAGGGCGCGCAGGCGTACGCGGCTGTTGTGCTTGGTGCGGCGCTCAACACGCGCTATGGCGCGCTGGCGTTCGACGTGACCGAGGCGCATGCGCGCATTCCGGGCGGCGCCGATGAGGCTGACTCGAGCCGCTCGGGTCGCAGCATGCGGGTGAGCTACAGCAAGATCCTGCCGGAAACGAACACTTCGCTGTCGGTGGCCGCCTATCGCTATTCGACCAGCGGCTACCTCGACCTGACCGACGCTGCGCTGGCGCGCGACTACGCCCGGCGTGGTCTTGATGCGTTTGGCTACGTGCCGCCGGCGGCCGTCACCCTCATCGACGGGGTGCCGCTGCAGACCGCGCTGACGCCGGGTCAACAGGCCGCGCTGTCCGGCACCGCGATCGACCCGGTCAATACGGCCCGCTTGCAGCGCCAGCGCAACCGCTTCGACCTGACATTGAGCCAGCGCCTGGGCGACCAGGGCGGTTCGTTCTATACCAATGTGTCGGCGAGCGATTACTGGGACCGCGGCGGCACCGACACCCAGTTCCAGCTCGGCTACAACAATTCGTTCGGTCGGCTGAGCTACGGCATTTCGGCCACGCGCACGCGCGATCCGTCCGGCCACTACGACAACGAGTATTTCGCGAGCTTCAGCTTGCCGCTGGGCGATAGCGGGCATGCGCCGAGCCTGAGCCTCAACCTGTCCCGCGATCAGCTGGGCAGCATGCAGGAGCAGGCCATGCTAAACGGCTCGGCCGGCGTGGACAACCAGTTCAACTACGGTGCAACCGTGTCGCATGGCGACAGCGGCAACGCAGGCAGCCTCAACGGCGGCTACCGCAGCCCGTACGCGGTGTTCAACGCCAGCGCCGGCAGCGGCAGCGGTTATTCGCAGACCTCGCTGGGCGTGAGCGGGGCGGTGGTCGCGCATCCGGGCGGCGTCACATTCGGGCAGCCGATGGGCGACACGGTCGGCATCGTGTACGTGCCGGGCGCCACGGGCGCACGCCTGAACAGCGCCACCGGCACGCGCATCGACCGCTTCGGCTATGCGCTGGTGCCCTACCTGACCCCGTACAACCTAAACACCATCGAGATCGATCCCAAGGGCCTGCCGCTGGATGTCCAGCTCGATGCCACCAGCGCCCAGGTTGCGCCGCACGCCGGTGCGGTGGTGTTGCTGAAATTCAAAACGCAGACCGGCCGCCCCGCCATCGTGCGCGCGCGCCTCGCCAGCGGGCAAGCGCTCCCCTTCGGTGCGCAGGTCTTCGGTACCTCGGATATCCCGGTCGGCGTGGTCGGACAGGCGGGACAGATCCTCGTTCGCGGTGTCGATCAAGCCGGCACACTGACCGCACGCTGGCAGGACGATCACGGAGCGACCAAATCGTGCTCGTTCAGCTATCACATCGAGCCGCGCGGCAACGAAGCCCGCCTGGACAAATACCAGGAAGTTAGCGCGACATGTACGCCAACTCCCACGAGCAGCAACACCTGA
- a CDS encoding ferredoxin--NADP reductase, with protein MADHFTLRLVDSFMLAPSVRHLVFERADGQPLAFQPGQFLQVHFHYEDGTATKRSYSVATVGDGSSPTMRIEIAVSYVEGGAATRLLGNLQPGETIEASGPYGRFCLHPGDAHPRYLLLATGTGVTPYRAMLPQIRQLLARGDREVVLLYGARNEEELLYGEEFEAFAKENPGFTFHGCLSRQPRAVPRPHDRSGHVQGVLAELAPHADRDIAYLCGNPNMVDAAFTALKEYGLPVAQIRREKYISSR; from the coding sequence ATGGCCGACCACTTCACCCTCCGTCTCGTCGACAGCTTCATGCTCGCGCCCAGCGTGCGCCACCTGGTGTTCGAGCGCGCCGACGGACAGCCGCTGGCCTTCCAGCCCGGGCAGTTCCTGCAGGTGCACTTCCACTACGAGGACGGCACGGCGACCAAGCGCAGCTATTCGGTGGCGACCGTGGGCGACGGCAGTTCGCCGACCATGCGCATCGAGATCGCGGTGAGCTACGTCGAGGGTGGCGCCGCCACCCGGCTGCTGGGCAATCTGCAGCCGGGCGAGACCATCGAGGCCAGCGGCCCCTACGGCCGCTTCTGCCTGCACCCGGGCGACGCCCACCCGCGCTACCTGCTGCTGGCCACCGGTACCGGCGTCACGCCCTACCGCGCCATGCTGCCGCAGATCCGGCAGTTGCTCGCCAGGGGCGATCGCGAGGTGGTGCTGCTCTACGGCGCCCGCAACGAGGAAGAACTGCTCTACGGCGAGGAATTCGAGGCCTTCGCCAAGGAAAACCCCGGTTTCACCTTCCACGGCTGCCTGAGCCGCCAGCCCCGCGCCGTGCCGCGCCCGCACGACCGCAGCGGCCACGTGCAGGGCGTCCTGGCCGAACTGGCGCCGCACGCGGACCGCGACATCGCCTACCTGTGCGGCAACCCCAACATGGTCGATGCCGCCTTCACCGCGTTGAAGGAATACGGCCTGCCCGTCGCGCAGATCCGCCGCGAGAAGTACATCTCGTCGCGCTGA
- a CDS encoding ABC transporter ATP-binding protein, which translates to MSPVPALVVDNLRKTYGNGVEALKGVSLTVQQGDFFALLGPNGAGKSTLIGILSSLVNSTGGDARIFGVSVNQQRNEAMKLIGLVPQEINFNQFEKPFDICVNEAGFYGIPRKIAAQRAEKYLKELRLWDKAQHQARMLSGGMKRRLMIARAMMNEPRLLILDEPTAGVDIEIRRSMWQFVSGINAAGTTVILTTHYLEEAEQLCRNIAIIDHGTIVENTTMKRLLATLDVETFVLDVVAAPAELPAMPGVVLRHVDDYTLEVEMAREHDLNSVFAALSGHGITVKSMRNKTNRLEELFVRLVEGGRDKAA; encoded by the coding sequence ATGTCCCCTGTTCCCGCACTCGTCGTCGACAACCTGCGCAAGACCTACGGCAACGGCGTCGAAGCCCTCAAGGGCGTCTCGCTGACCGTACAGCAGGGCGATTTCTTCGCGTTGCTCGGTCCCAACGGCGCCGGCAAGTCGACGCTGATCGGCATCCTTTCCTCGCTGGTCAACTCCACCGGCGGCGATGCGCGCATCTTCGGCGTATCGGTCAACCAGCAGCGCAACGAGGCGATGAAGCTGATCGGCCTGGTGCCGCAGGAGATCAACTTCAACCAGTTCGAGAAGCCGTTCGACATCTGCGTGAACGAGGCCGGCTTCTACGGCATCCCGCGCAAGATCGCGGCGCAGCGCGCGGAGAAGTACCTCAAGGAATTGCGCCTGTGGGACAAGGCGCAGCACCAGGCGCGCATGCTCTCCGGCGGCATGAAGCGGCGCCTGATGATCGCCCGCGCGATGATGAACGAACCGCGCCTCCTGATCCTGGACGAGCCGACCGCCGGCGTGGACATCGAGATCCGCCGCTCCATGTGGCAGTTCGTCAGCGGCATCAACGCGGCGGGTACCACGGTGATCCTCACCACGCACTACCTGGAGGAAGCCGAACAGCTGTGCCGCAACATCGCGATCATCGACCACGGCACGATCGTGGAGAACACCACGATGAAGCGGCTGCTGGCGACGCTGGACGTGGAGACGTTCGTACTGGACGTGGTCGCCGCACCGGCCGAACTGCCGGCCATGCCGGGTGTGGTTTTGCGCCACGTGGACGACTACACGCTCGAAGTGGAGATGGCGCGCGAGCACGACCTCAACTCGGTGTTCGCGGCGCTGTCCGGGCATGGCATCACGGTCAAGTCGATGCGCAACAAGACCAATCGCCTTGAGGAGTTGTTCGTCAGGCTGGTCGAGGGCGGGCGGGACAAGGCCGCGTGA
- a CDS encoding pseudouridine synthase, protein MRVNKYISEAGLCSRREADEWLVAGRVTINGEVVGTGAKALEGDEVRVDGELVRLRVLAATPAAKKAIYIALNKPVGITCTTDRGVAGNIVDFVDHPQRVFPIGRLDKDSEGLILLTSNGDIVNEILRAENRHEKEYLVGVNKPVTDAFLAGMARGVRVHGQMTLPCKVRKIARFGFGIVLTQGLNRQIRLMAAAFDYRVTQLRRVRIDNVRLGHLRPGQWRNLTDAELTGLLPGRTQW, encoded by the coding sequence ATGCGCGTCAACAAATACATCAGCGAGGCCGGCTTGTGCTCACGACGCGAGGCGGACGAGTGGCTCGTCGCCGGGCGCGTCACCATCAACGGCGAGGTGGTCGGCACCGGCGCCAAGGCACTGGAAGGCGACGAAGTGCGGGTGGACGGCGAGCTGGTGCGCCTGCGCGTGCTCGCCGCCACGCCGGCGGCGAAGAAGGCCATCTACATCGCGCTGAACAAGCCCGTCGGCATCACCTGCACCACCGACCGGGGCGTGGCCGGCAACATCGTCGATTTCGTCGACCATCCGCAGCGGGTGTTTCCGATCGGGCGTCTGGACAAGGATTCCGAGGGATTGATCCTGCTCACCAGCAACGGCGACATCGTCAACGAAATCCTGCGCGCGGAGAACCGCCACGAGAAGGAGTACCTGGTCGGGGTCAACAAGCCGGTGACCGATGCCTTCCTCGCCGGCATGGCGCGTGGCGTGCGCGTCCACGGACAGATGACGCTGCCGTGCAAGGTACGCAAGATCGCCCGGTTCGGTTTCGGCATCGTGCTCACGCAGGGGCTGAACCGGCAGATCCGGCTGATGGCGGCGGCCTTCGATTACCGCGTGACCCAGCTTCGCCGCGTGCGCATCGACAACGTGCGCCTCGGGCACCTGCGGCCCGGCCAGTGGCGCAACCTTACCGACGCGGAGTTGACCGGCCTGTTGCCTGGCCGCACGCAGTGGTGA
- a CDS encoding ABC transporter permease, whose product MSNTATNLVALHTIVRREIVRIMRIWTQTLIPPAITMTLYFVIFGKLIGSRIGTIQGGFSYMQYIVPGLVMMSIITNSYGNISSSFFGAKFSRAVEEMLVSPMPNWVILLGYVTGAVTRGLVVGVLVLLIALFFTSLHVAHPLITFFSVLLGATIFSLAGFVNAVYAKKFDDIALVPTFVLTPLTYLGGVFYSVNMLGEPWQAISRANPILYMVNAFRFGVLGISDVNIGVAFVVMLGFVAALSIVALQLLKRGVGLRS is encoded by the coding sequence ATGAGCAATACCGCCACCAACCTCGTCGCCCTGCACACCATCGTGCGCCGCGAGATCGTGCGCATCATGCGCATCTGGACGCAGACGCTGATCCCGCCGGCGATCACGATGACGTTGTATTTCGTCATCTTCGGCAAGCTGATCGGCAGCCGCATCGGCACCATCCAGGGCGGCTTCAGCTACATGCAGTACATCGTGCCCGGGCTGGTGATGATGAGCATCATCACCAACAGTTACGGCAACATCTCCAGTTCGTTCTTCGGCGCCAAGTTCAGCCGCGCGGTGGAGGAGATGCTGGTCTCGCCGATGCCCAATTGGGTGATCCTGCTCGGCTACGTCACCGGCGCGGTGACGCGCGGACTGGTGGTCGGCGTGCTGGTGTTGCTGATCGCGCTGTTTTTCACCTCGCTGCACGTGGCGCACCCGCTGATCACGTTCTTCTCGGTGCTGCTCGGTGCGACGATCTTCTCGCTGGCGGGCTTCGTCAACGCGGTCTACGCCAAGAAGTTCGACGACATCGCGCTGGTACCGACCTTCGTGCTCACGCCGCTCACCTATCTCGGCGGCGTGTTCTATTCGGTCAACATGCTGGGCGAGCCGTGGCAGGCGATCTCGCGCGCCAACCCGATCCTGTACATGGTCAACGCGTTCCGTTTCGGCGTTCTGGGGATCAGCGACGTGAACATCGGCGTGGCGTTCGTGGTCATGCTGGGCTTCGTGGCGGCGCTGTCGATCGTGGCACTGCAGTTGCTCAAGCGCGGCGTCGGCCTGCGTTCCTGA
- a CDS encoding M20/M25/M40 family metallo-hydrolase — translation MFPRHRLLLAALLSFATAALASPPAQPVEHSELRALASAPSERELRATITALVGFGTRHTLSDTRSDNRGIGAARRWVQARFERISHDCGGCLEIITPSQTFTGERAPKPVEVMDVVAIKRGSTDPDRVIVITGHLDSRVTDVMDTTHDAPGANDDASGVAALIEAARLLSKQDNRATLVFAALSGEEQGLYGGKVLADYAVAHGWRVEAQLNNDIVGNSRGQNGVRDNTVVRVFSEGTRSNETLEQAAYRRYHGGEVDSPSRNVARLMDRLADTYLPDFHVRMVYRTDRYGRGGDQVPFLQAGFPAVRVTEAHEDYTRQHQDLRPGYGDTIDGIDFRYLARVTALDAITMATLGRAPAPPAGVDTKGALATDTTVSWRKVPGAAGYRVHWRDTTAPRWQHARAVGDVDHAVLRDVVIDDWFFGVSSVSADGYESPVVFPGDAGSFERSPPEAERR, via the coding sequence ATGTTTCCCCGCCACCGCCTGCTGCTCGCCGCGCTGCTCTCCTTCGCCACCGCCGCGCTTGCCAGCCCGCCGGCGCAGCCGGTCGAGCATTCCGAGCTGCGCGCGCTGGCCAGCGCTCCCAGCGAACGGGAGCTGCGCGCCACGATCACCGCGCTGGTCGGCTTCGGCACCCGCCACACGCTGTCGGACACCCGTTCGGATAACCGCGGCATCGGCGCCGCGCGGCGCTGGGTCCAGGCGCGCTTCGAACGCATCAGCCATGACTGTGGCGGCTGCCTCGAGATCATCACGCCCTCGCAGACGTTCACCGGCGAACGCGCGCCCAAGCCGGTAGAGGTCATGGACGTGGTCGCCATCAAGCGTGGCAGCACCGACCCGGACCGCGTCATCGTGATCACCGGGCACCTGGACTCCCGCGTCACCGACGTCATGGACACCACCCACGATGCTCCCGGTGCCAACGACGACGCCTCCGGCGTCGCCGCACTGATCGAGGCCGCGCGGCTGCTCTCGAAACAGGACAACCGCGCCACCCTGGTATTCGCCGCGCTCTCCGGCGAGGAGCAGGGCCTGTACGGCGGCAAGGTGCTGGCCGACTACGCGGTGGCGCACGGCTGGCGCGTGGAGGCCCAGCTCAACAACGACATCGTCGGCAACAGCCGCGGCCAGAACGGCGTGCGCGACAACACCGTGGTGCGCGTGTTTTCCGAAGGCACCAGGAGCAACGAGACGCTGGAGCAGGCCGCCTATCGCCGCTACCACGGCGGCGAGGTCGATTCGCCCTCGCGCAACGTGGCCCGCTTGATGGACCGCTTGGCCGACACCTACCTGCCCGACTTCCACGTGCGCATGGTCTACCGCACCGACCGCTACGGCCGCGGCGGGGACCAGGTGCCGTTCCTGCAGGCGGGCTTCCCGGCGGTGCGCGTGACCGAAGCGCACGAGGACTACACCCGCCAGCACCAGGACCTGCGTCCCGGCTACGGCGACACCATCGACGGCATCGACTTCCGTTACCTCGCGCGCGTCACCGCGCTCGACGCGATCACGATGGCGACCCTGGGCCGCGCGCCCGCGCCGCCTGCCGGCGTGGACACCAAGGGTGCGCTGGCCACCGACACCACGGTGAGCTGGCGCAAAGTGCCCGGCGCGGCGGGCTACCGCGTGCACTGGCGCGACACCACCGCGCCGCGGTGGCAGCACGCGCGCGCGGTCGGCGACGTGGACCACGCGGTGCTCAGGGACGTGGTGATCGACGACTGGTTCTTCGGCGTGTCGTCGGTGTCCGCCGACGGATACGAAAGCCCGGTGGTCTTTCCGGGCGACGCGGGAAGCTTCGAACGCTCACCGCCGGAGGCTGAGCGGCGCTGA
- a CDS encoding mannose-1-phosphate guanylyltransferase/mannose-6-phosphate isomerase has product MVPVILSGGSGTRLWPLSREAYPKQFLPLAGPDTMLQATWLRIAPLASAAPMVVANEEHRFMVAEQLRQVGCVPSAILLEPVGRNTAPAIAVAALQATAEGADPLLLVLPSDHVIKDAAAFQAAVRQAEPAAAQGRLVTFGIVPDAPETGYGYIRAGAEVGGGVRQVAQFVEKPDAATAQQYVASGEYVWNSGMFLFRASVFLAELERQQPAILEACRAAIEGASRDADFVRLDKAAFAACPSDSIDYAVMEHTDAAAVLPIDVGWNDLGSWSALWEVAEQDGDGNAHHGDVLAQDCRNTLAWGEGRLVALLGLEDVVVVDTADAVLVAHKDRVQDVKGIVARLKAQGRGEPASHRKVYRPWGSYDSIDVGERFQVKRITVNPGASLSLQMHHHRAEHWVVVSGTGRITRGDEVLTLTENQSTYIPLGVRHRLENPGRLPLELIEVQSGSYLGEDDIVRFEDAYGRG; this is encoded by the coding sequence ATGGTTCCGGTGATTCTTTCGGGTGGCTCGGGTACGCGCCTGTGGCCGTTGTCGCGCGAGGCGTATCCAAAGCAGTTCCTGCCGCTGGCGGGTCCGGACACCATGTTGCAGGCGACCTGGCTGCGCATCGCGCCGCTGGCTTCGGCCGCACCCATGGTGGTGGCCAACGAGGAGCACCGCTTCATGGTGGCCGAGCAGTTGCGCCAGGTCGGCTGCGTGCCGTCGGCGATCCTGCTCGAACCGGTCGGGCGCAACACCGCGCCGGCGATCGCCGTGGCCGCGCTGCAGGCGACCGCCGAGGGCGCCGATCCGCTGTTGCTGGTGCTGCCCTCCGATCACGTGATCAAGGACGCGGCGGCGTTCCAGGCCGCCGTGCGCCAGGCCGAACCAGCCGCGGCGCAGGGGCGGCTGGTCACCTTCGGCATCGTGCCGGACGCTCCGGAGACCGGCTATGGCTACATCCGTGCCGGCGCCGAGGTGGGCGGGGGCGTGCGCCAGGTGGCGCAGTTCGTGGAAAAGCCGGACGCGGCCACGGCGCAGCAATACGTCGCCTCGGGCGAGTACGTGTGGAACAGCGGAATGTTCCTTTTCCGCGCCTCGGTGTTCCTGGCCGAGCTCGAGCGCCAGCAGCCGGCCATCCTGGAGGCCTGCCGTGCCGCGATCGAGGGCGCCTCGCGCGATGCCGATTTCGTGCGGTTGGACAAGGCCGCCTTCGCCGCGTGCCCGTCCGACTCGATCGACTACGCCGTCATGGAACACACCGACGCCGCTGCCGTGCTGCCGATCGACGTGGGCTGGAACGACTTGGGCAGCTGGTCGGCGTTGTGGGAAGTGGCCGAGCAGGATGGCGACGGCAACGCGCACCACGGCGACGTGCTCGCGCAGGATTGCCGCAACACGCTGGCATGGGGCGAGGGCCGCCTGGTCGCCTTGCTGGGGCTGGAGGACGTGGTGGTGGTCGACACCGCCGACGCGGTGCTGGTCGCACACAAGGACCGGGTGCAGGACGTCAAGGGCATCGTCGCGCGGCTCAAGGCGCAAGGGCGCGGCGAGCCGGCCAGCCACCGCAAGGTCTATCGCCCGTGGGGCAGCTACGACTCGATCGACGTGGGCGAGCGGTTCCAGGTCAAGCGCATCACGGTCAATCCGGGCGCTTCCCTGAGCCTGCAGATGCACCACCACCGTGCCGAGCATTGGGTGGTGGTCAGTGGCACCGGCCGCATCACCCGCGGAGACGAGGTGCTCACGCTGACGGAAAACCAGAGCACCTACATCCCGCTGGGCGTGAGGCACCGGCTGGAGAACCCGGGCCGCCTGCCGCTCGAGCTGATCGAAGTGCAGTCCGGCAGCTACCTGGGCGAAGACGACATCGTGCGTTTCGAGGACGCGTACGGCCGGGGTTGA